A genomic segment from Bradyrhizobium diazoefficiens USDA 110 encodes:
- a CDS encoding PstS family phosphate ABC transporter substrate-binding protein, protein MAFSRITAAILGLCLAGVNAASAETRRLDIVGTGDGIDVLRVIAASFMQQEGSPQIEVPPSIGSGGGIAAVGSGKAILGRVARRLTDAEAASGIVYKEIARLPSAFIVHPGCGVSAVTSDQLVAIYSGRLANWKELGGADMRIRVVRREDQDSTLTVLRASMPGWHDLEITEKSKTATTTQEAIETVRDVQGAIGFGPFSRPLEQGLTVLRVDGHYPTDANYPSSAVLALIYLSTLQDPDALAFLRFADTQKAADVITSLGSLPVKP, encoded by the coding sequence ATGGCATTTTCGAGGATAACGGCGGCAATTTTGGGCCTCTGCCTTGCGGGGGTGAATGCCGCTAGCGCCGAAACACGCAGGCTCGACATCGTCGGGACCGGAGACGGCATCGATGTCCTGCGCGTCATCGCCGCGAGCTTCATGCAGCAGGAAGGATCGCCACAGATCGAGGTCCCGCCGAGCATCGGTTCTGGCGGAGGCATCGCGGCCGTGGGGTCCGGCAAGGCGATCTTAGGGCGCGTCGCACGCCGCCTGACCGACGCCGAAGCGGCTTCCGGCATCGTCTACAAGGAGATCGCCCGCCTGCCCTCGGCTTTCATCGTCCATCCCGGTTGTGGAGTGAGTGCCGTCACAAGCGATCAGCTCGTTGCGATCTATTCGGGCCGCCTCGCGAATTGGAAGGAGCTTGGCGGCGCCGATATGCGCATCCGCGTCGTGCGGCGCGAGGACCAGGACAGCACTCTCACCGTGCTACGGGCCAGCATGCCCGGCTGGCATGATCTCGAGATCACCGAGAAATCGAAGACGGCGACGACCACACAGGAAGCGATCGAGACGGTTCGCGATGTTCAAGGCGCGATCGGCTTCGGCCCCTTCTCGCGGCCGTTGGAACAGGGGCTTACAGTGCTTCGCGTGGACGGCCACTACCCGACCGACGCGAATTATCCCTCGAGCGCGGTGCTGGCGCTGATCTATTTAAGCACGTTGCAGGATCCGGACGCCTTGGCCTTTCTACGCTTTGCCGATACCCAGAAGGCGGCCGACGTCATCACCAGCCTCGGTAGTCTGCCCGTCAAGCCGTGA